In one window of Halomarina pelagica DNA:
- a CDS encoding DUF5815 family protein, giving the protein MSEPRVPGGRGAELSLPCGESVAVHDLDMGMREFACPCGATHAVVMDMHPLGRWVPEDLVAVLRETVGTSTGDEFDTMHVMGMVLEEFPEAVVSLDASEDGHVGFALVWVTDFDARRLHEIVVELLVELMEHAVSHARDDRAMTEFEEQMLQFDVSAFVEEYRAQRDFEDEFDRPA; this is encoded by the coding sequence ATGTCTGAACCTCGCGTGCCGGGCGGCCGCGGAGCCGAACTGTCGTTGCCCTGTGGCGAGTCCGTCGCCGTCCACGACCTCGACATGGGGATGCGGGAGTTCGCCTGTCCCTGCGGCGCGACGCACGCCGTCGTGATGGACATGCACCCGCTCGGTCGATGGGTTCCGGAGGACCTCGTCGCGGTGCTGCGCGAGACGGTCGGGACCTCGACGGGCGACGAGTTCGACACCATGCACGTCATGGGGATGGTGCTGGAGGAGTTCCCCGAGGCCGTCGTCAGCCTGGACGCGAGCGAGGACGGGCACGTCGGCTTCGCGCTCGTCTGGGTGACCGACTTCGACGCCCGTCGCCTGCACGAGATCGTCGTCGAGTTGCTCGTCGAGCTGATGGAGCACGCCGTCAGCCACGCCCGCGACGATCGCGCGATGACCGAGTTCGAAGAGCAGATGCTCCAGTTCGACGTGAGCGCGTTCGTCGAGGAGTACCGCGCCCAGCGCGACTTCGAGGACGAGTTCGATCGGCCGGCGTGA
- the carB gene encoding carbamoyl-phosphate synthase large subunit gives MSDEDELRSADAGTEPEERTILLIGSGPIQIGQAAEFDYSGAQACRALEEEGARVVLVNSNPATIMTDPEMADKVYIEPITTEAIAEIVRKERPDGVIAGLGGQTGLNVTAELAEEGVLSEYDVEIMGTPLDTIYATEDRDLFRQRMEDIGQPVPRSTTIALEEGESVTNLDEAALHERVDEAVESVGGLPVISRTTYTLGGSGSGVVEDIEELYERVRKGLRLSRNNEVLITESIAGWIELEYEVMRDADDSCIIICNMENLDPMGIHTGESMVVTPSQVIPDDGHQEMRTAALDVIRDLGIQGGCNIQFAWRDDGTPGGEYRVVEVNPRVSRSSALASKATGYPIARVTAKVALGKRLHEIENEITGETTAAFEPAIDYVVTKVPRWPKDKFGDVDFTLGTAMKSTGEAMAIGRTFEESLLKALRSSEYEPNVDWAAVGDEELEADYLETPTPDRPYAVFEAFERGYTVEEVVELTGIHTWYVERFARIVEATEAASRGDFAPAASAGFTNHEITALAGGEFGDTHASWLPTVGPDDAEPEARPDGAGATVDEVEADVPGRTYKQVDTCAGEFAASTPYYYSSRQPEWFRGPYEGEAAAGELRVDRDVESVVVVGGGPIRIGQGVEFDYCAVHAVRALREMGSEALYASHDSSGERPRDHIDAHVVNNNPETVSTDYDTSDGLFFEPITAEEVADVVEATGADGVMVQFGGQTSVNIGAPLEAELRRRGLDCEVLGTSVDAMDLAEDRDRFNRLMDGLGVSQPRGGTATSEAEALELAHDIGYPVLVRPSYVLGGRAMEVVYDDEELSTYIEEAVRVSPEKPILIDEFLEDAVELDVDAVSDGEDVLIGGIMEHVESAGVHSGDSACAIPPRSLGREVNREVREVTEKIARALDTVGLLNVQLAVKDGEVYVLEANPRASRTVPFVSKATGVPIAKLAAKVMAGASLADLDAEERVPVHTSVKEVVLPFDRLPGSDPRLGPEMKSTGEVMGTARSFGKAYDKAQDATNRPVPTAGTAIVDLDVDGFEEFFDLLEIEGAAARREAVREGEVDLVVSRDRPTLEACVEEAVTYFSTEASAEAALDAIRARDDPLDVQSVDERPTRVERWGQPKAE, from the coding sequence ATGAGCGACGAGGACGAGCTACGCTCGGCTGACGCCGGGACGGAGCCAGAGGAACGGACGATCCTGCTCATCGGAAGCGGCCCGATCCAGATCGGGCAGGCGGCCGAGTTCGACTACTCCGGCGCGCAGGCCTGCCGCGCACTCGAAGAGGAGGGCGCGCGAGTCGTCCTCGTCAACTCCAACCCCGCGACGATCATGACCGACCCCGAGATGGCCGACAAGGTGTACATCGAGCCCATCACGACCGAGGCCATCGCGGAGATCGTCCGGAAGGAGCGGCCGGACGGCGTCATCGCGGGGCTGGGCGGTCAGACCGGGCTGAACGTCACCGCCGAGCTCGCGGAGGAGGGCGTCCTCTCCGAGTACGACGTCGAGATCATGGGGACGCCCCTCGACACCATCTACGCGACCGAGGACCGCGACCTCTTCCGCCAGCGGATGGAGGACATCGGCCAGCCCGTCCCGCGCTCGACGACGATCGCGCTCGAGGAGGGCGAGTCGGTGACGAACCTCGACGAGGCGGCGCTCCACGAGCGCGTCGACGAGGCCGTCGAGTCGGTCGGCGGGCTTCCGGTCATCTCGCGGACCACCTACACGCTCGGGGGGAGCGGGTCGGGCGTCGTCGAGGACATCGAGGAGCTGTACGAGCGCGTCCGCAAGGGCCTCCGCCTCTCGCGCAACAACGAGGTCCTCATCACCGAGTCGATCGCGGGCTGGATCGAGCTGGAGTACGAGGTGATGCGCGACGCCGACGACTCCTGCATCATCATCTGCAACATGGAGAACCTCGACCCGATGGGCATCCACACGGGCGAGTCGATGGTCGTGACGCCGTCGCAGGTCATCCCCGACGACGGCCACCAGGAGATGCGCACCGCGGCGCTCGACGTGATCCGCGACCTGGGGATCCAGGGCGGCTGTAACATCCAGTTCGCCTGGCGGGACGACGGCACGCCGGGCGGGGAGTACCGCGTCGTCGAGGTGAACCCGCGTGTGTCCCGCTCCTCCGCGCTCGCCTCGAAGGCGACCGGCTACCCCATCGCCCGCGTGACGGCGAAGGTCGCGCTCGGAAAGCGCCTCCACGAGATCGAAAACGAGATCACCGGCGAGACGACCGCCGCCTTCGAACCCGCAATCGACTACGTCGTCACGAAGGTCCCCCGGTGGCCCAAGGACAAGTTCGGCGACGTGGACTTCACGCTCGGCACGGCGATGAAGTCCACCGGCGAGGCGATGGCGATCGGGCGGACCTTCGAGGAGTCGCTGCTCAAGGCCCTCCGGTCGAGCGAGTACGAGCCGAACGTCGACTGGGCGGCGGTGGGTGACGAGGAACTCGAGGCCGACTACCTGGAGACGCCGACGCCCGACCGGCCCTACGCCGTGTTCGAGGCGTTCGAGCGCGGCTACACCGTCGAGGAGGTCGTCGAGCTGACCGGCATCCACACGTGGTACGTCGAGCGCTTCGCGCGGATCGTCGAGGCCACCGAGGCCGCCTCGCGGGGCGACTTCGCGCCCGCCGCGAGCGCCGGCTTCACCAACCACGAGATCACGGCGCTGGCCGGCGGCGAGTTCGGCGACACGCACGCCTCCTGGCTCCCGACGGTCGGCCCGGACGACGCGGAGCCCGAGGCGCGTCCCGACGGCGCGGGGGCGACGGTCGACGAGGTGGAGGCCGACGTGCCCGGGCGCACGTACAAGCAGGTCGACACCTGCGCCGGCGAGTTCGCCGCCTCGACCCCGTACTACTACTCCTCGCGCCAGCCCGAGTGGTTCCGGGGGCCGTACGAGGGCGAGGCGGCCGCCGGCGAACTCCGCGTCGACCGGGACGTGGAGAGCGTCGTCGTGGTCGGCGGCGGGCCGATCCGCATCGGCCAGGGCGTCGAGTTCGACTACTGCGCCGTCCACGCGGTGCGCGCGCTCCGCGAGATGGGTAGCGAGGCGCTATACGCCTCGCACGATTCGAGCGGGGAACGCCCGCGAGACCACATCGACGCCCACGTCGTGAACAACAACCCGGAGACGGTCTCGACCGACTACGACACCTCCGACGGCCTGTTCTTCGAGCCGATCACCGCCGAGGAGGTCGCCGACGTGGTCGAGGCGACCGGGGCCGACGGCGTGATGGTCCAGTTCGGCGGGCAGACCTCCGTGAACATCGGCGCGCCGCTGGAGGCTGAACTCCGGCGTCGGGGCCTCGACTGCGAGGTCCTCGGGACGAGCGTCGACGCGATGGACCTCGCGGAGGACCGCGACCGGTTCAACCGCCTGATGGACGGCCTCGGCGTCAGCCAGCCCCGCGGCGGCACCGCGACGAGCGAGGCGGAGGCCCTCGAACTCGCTCACGACATCGGTTACCCCGTCCTCGTCCGCCCCTCCTACGTCCTCGGCGGCCGCGCGATGGAGGTCGTCTACGACGACGAGGAACTCTCGACCTACATCGAGGAGGCCGTCCGCGTCAGTCCCGAGAAGCCCATTCTGATCGATGAGTTCCTCGAGGACGCGGTCGAACTCGACGTTGACGCCGTGAGCGACGGCGAGGACGTGCTCATCGGCGGCATCATGGAGCACGTCGAGAGCGCCGGCGTCCACTCCGGCGACTCCGCCTGCGCCATCCCGCCGCGTTCGCTCGGCCGGGAGGTCAACCGTGAGGTCCGCGAGGTGACCGAGAAGATCGCCCGCGCGCTCGACACGGTCGGCCTGCTGAACGTGCAACTGGCCGTGAAGGACGGCGAGGTGTACGTGCTGGAGGCGAACCCGCGCGCCTCGCGGACGGTCCCGTTCGTCTCGAAGGCGACGGGCGTCCCCATCGCCAAGCTCGCGGCGAAGGTGATGGCGGGCGCGTCGCTCGCCGACCTCGACGCCGAGGAGCGGGTGCCCGTTCACACCAGCGTCAAGGAGGTCGTCCTCCCGTTCGACCGCCTGCCCGGCTCCGATCCGCGCCTCGGACCGGAGATGAAGTCCACCGGCGAGGTGATGGGGACCGCGCGGTCCTTCGGCAAGGCCTACGACAAGGCGCAGGACGCGACGAACCGGCCCGTCCCGACCGCGGGGACGGCCATCGTCGACCTTGACGTGGACGGGTTCGAGGAGTTCTTCGACCTGCTGGAGATCGAGGGCGCGGCGGCCCGCCGCGAGGCCGTCCGCGAGGGCGAGGTCGACCTCGTCGTCTCGCGCGACCGGCCGACGCTCGAGGCGTGCGTCGAGGAGGCGGTCACGTACTTCTCGACCGAGGCGAGCGCCGAGGCCGCGCTCGACGCCATCCGCGCCCGCGACGACCCGCTCGACGTACAGAGCGTCGACGAGCGCCCGACGCGGGTCGAGCGCTGGGGGCAGCCGAAGGCGGAGTAG